The Lagopus muta isolate bLagMut1 chromosome 8, bLagMut1 primary, whole genome shotgun sequence genome contains a region encoding:
- the CHPF gene encoding chondroitin sulfate synthase 2 — translation MRLSLVLSVLRPAGPVAIGVSLGFTLSLLSVTWVEEPCGPPPRPAARPPPSDGSPGGPPAGELHNGNAARRPNAVPGGLGADSWEPRVVPYRPPSPGRAAKKAVRTRYISTELGMRQRLFVGVLSSKSTLGTLAVAVNRTLAHRLERLVYFTGTRGRKVPHGMMVVTHGDERPIWNMYQTIRYLLEHCVNDFDWFFLVQDNTYTEAHRINRLVAHLSIDTHLYLGRAEEFIGGDTEGRYCSGGFGYLLSRSLLLRLQQHLESCRNDILSSRPDEWLGRCIIDHTAVSCTEEHEGLHYQYFELGKNVDPEQETDLHFQSAFTVHPVLDPVQMYRLHKYFAQVELERTYQEIQQLQLEIQNASSLSADGDHSAMWPVGIPPPFQPKTRFEVLRWDYFTEDQVYACVDGSPKCELQGADLADVADVVATAMEELNRKYQPVLHVRKQQLVNGYRRFDPTRGMEYTLDLQVEVVTQKGHSRSVTKRVHLVRPLSEVEIIPMPYVTEASRINVILPLTAHERDHAAHFLETYAAAAFESSENAVLTFLFIYDPFEAQQVTQNDIFAPVKAQITEYERKYAEVKIPWISVKTDAPSQIKVMDIISKKHPVDTLFFVAGVGTEVTIDFLNRCRMNTINNWQVFFPIHFQGYNPAVAYHNQAPPAMLDLLRDAGRFDRDVFHEACFYNADYMAARTRMAGDVQENEDILETLDIYDMFIKYSNLHVFRAVEPALLQHYRHQACNPRLSEEIYHRCVQSSLEGVGSRSQLAMVLFEQEQGNST, via the exons ATGCGGCTGTCGCTGGTGCTGTCGGTGCTGCGGCCCGCCGGCCCGGTGGCCATCGGCGTGTCCCTGGGCTTTACGCTCAGCCTGCTCAGCGTTACCTGGGTGGAGGAGCCCTGcgggccgccgccgcgccccgccgcccgcccgccgccctccGACGGCTCTCCGGGAGGCCCCCCGGCTGGAGAGCTGCACAACGGCAACGCGGCGCGCAGGCCCAACGCCGTGCCCGGCGGGCTGGGGGCCGACAGCTGGGAGCCGCGCGTCGTGCCCTACCGGCCGCCTAGCCCCGGCAGGGCCGCCAAGAAGGCCGTCAg GACTCGCTACATCAGCACGGAGCTGGGGATGCGGCAGCGGCTCTTTGTGGGTGTGCTGAGTTCCAAGAGCACACTGGGCACATTGGCGGTGGCGGTGAACCGCACACTGGCTCACCGTCTGGAGCGCCTGGTGTACTTCACGGGCACACGGGGCCGCAAGGTGCCCCACGGCATGATGGTGGTGACCCATGGCGATGAGCGGCCCATCTGGAACATGTACCAGACCATCCGCTACctgctggagcactgcgtcAATGACTTCGACTGGTTCTTCCTGGTGCAGGATAACACCTATACTGAAGCGCACCGCATCAACCGCCTGGTGGCCCACCTCAGCATCGACACCCATCTCTACTTGGGCCGCGCCGAGGAGTTCATTGGTGGGGACACCGAGGGACGCTACTGCTCTGGAGGCTTTGGGTACCTGCTGTCCCGCAGCCTCCTCCTgcgcctgcagcagcacctggagTCCTGCCGCAATGACATCCTCAGCTCCCGGCCTGATGAGTGGCTGGGACGCTGCATCATTGATCACACGGCAGTAAGCTGCACTGAGGAGCATGAG GGCCTACATTACCAGTATTTTGAGCTGGGGAAGAATGTAGATCCTGAGCAGGAGACTGACCTCCATTTCCAGAGTGCATTCACTGTCCACCCTGTGCTGGATCCTGTTCAGATGTACCGGTTGCATAAGTACTTTGCACAGGTGGAGCTGGAGAGGACATACCAGGAGATTCAGCAGCTTCAG CTCGAGATTCAGAATGCCAGCAGCCTGTCTGCAGACGGGGACCACAGTGCCATGTGGCCTGTTGGCATCCCTCCTCCATTCCAGCCCAAAACGCGCTTCGAGGTGCTGCGCTGGGACTACTTCACAGAGGATCAGGTCTATGCCTGTGTGGATGGCTCCCCCAAGTGTGAACTGCAGGGTGCGGACCTAGCTGATGTGGCTGATGTGGTGGCCACAGCCATGGAGGAGCTGAATCGCAAGTACCAGCCGGTGCTGCACGTCCgcaagcagcagctggtgaaTGGCTACCGGCGCTTTGACCCCACGCGTGGCATGGAGTACACGCTGGACCTGCAGGTGGAGGTGGTCACACAGAAGGGTCACAGCCGCTCTGTCACCAAGCGCGTGCACCTGGTGCGACCCCTCAGTGAGGTGGAGATCATCCCCATGCCCTATGTGACGGAGGCCAGCCGCATCAATGTCATCTTGCCGCTCACTGCCCACGAGCGGGACCATGCGGCACACTTCCTGGAGACCTACGCAGCAGCTGCCTTTGAGAGCAGTGAGAACGCAGTGCTCACCTTCCTATTCATCTATGATCCATTCGAGGCCCAGCAGGTGACCCAGAACGACATCTTTGCCCCTGTGAAGGCCCAGATCACAGAGTATGAACGCAAGTATGCTGAGGTGAAGATCCCGTGGATCAGCGTGAAGACAGATGCCCCCTCCCAAATCAAGGTCATGGACATCATCTCCAAGAAGCATCCTGTGGACACATTGTTCTTTGTGGCCGGTGTGGGTACAGAGGTCACCATTGACTTCCTGAACCGATGCCGGATGAATACCATCAACAACTGGCAGGTCTTCTTCCCCATCCACTTTCAGGGCTACAACCCTGCTGTCGCCTACCACAACCAGGCACCGCCTGCCATGCTGGACCTCCTGCGGGATGCAGGACGCTTTGACCGTGATGTCTTCCACGAGGCCTGCTTCTACAACGCTGACTACATGGCAGCACGCACCCGCATGGCAGGTGACGTGCAGGAGAATGAGGACATCCTGGAGACCCTGGACATCTACGATATGTTCATCAAGTACTCCAACCTTCATGTCTTCCGGGCTGTGGAGCCCGCCCTGCTACAGCACTACCGGCACCAGGCCTGCAACCCACGGCTTAGTGAGGAGATCTACCACCGCTGTGTGCAGAGCAGTCTGGAGGGTGTTGGGTCCCGCTCCCAGCTGGCCATGGTACTCTTTGAGCAGGAGCAGGGGAACAGCACCTGA